From Planococcus halocryophilus, the proteins below share one genomic window:
- a CDS encoding HAD-IIB family hydrolase, with amino-acid sequence MHAATHLLATDLDGTLVGDQNSLQTLLSFYNNQPYNVSLIYITGRHYESALSLINEENLPVPDVLITDVGTAIYIGDTLEQDLAWSQHLEQSWMPEKIDAIACQIPDLVSQKLPVTNRCSYYATDVNIVEAFRTALDQAGITYKLIYSGGRDVDILPAGSGKGQALQYILNKYQLNNAKLLVAGDSGNDAEMLTMGFPSVIVGNAQPELLEQQKHPSIYRAMNSYAGGIHEAWHHFYTK; translated from the coding sequence GTGCACGCAGCAACGCATTTATTAGCAACCGATCTGGACGGAACACTCGTCGGTGATCAAAACAGTTTGCAAACACTACTCAGTTTTTATAACAATCAGCCGTACAACGTATCGTTAATTTATATTACCGGCAGGCATTATGAATCTGCTCTATCACTTATCAACGAGGAAAATTTACCGGTTCCTGACGTACTGATTACAGACGTTGGAACAGCTATTTATATAGGAGACACATTAGAACAAGACTTAGCATGGTCACAGCATTTAGAACAATCTTGGATGCCTGAAAAAATAGATGCCATTGCTTGCCAAATTCCTGATTTAGTTTCTCAAAAGCTTCCCGTCACAAACCGTTGCTCTTATTATGCAACTGACGTTAATATCGTAGAAGCATTTCGCACAGCGCTTGATCAAGCGGGAATTACGTACAAGTTAATATATAGCGGTGGACGTGATGTCGATATTCTTCCGGCAGGTAGCGGAAAAGGACAAGCGCTTCAATACATCTTAAATAAGTATCAGCTGAATAACGCTAAATTACTAGTAGCTGGTGATTCTGGAAATGACGCAGAGATGCTAACTATGGGCTTTCCTTCTGTTATCGTTGGAAACGCGCAGCCTGAATTGCTCGAACAACAAAAACATCCTTCAATCTATCGGGCTATGAATAGCTATGCTGGTGGAATCCATGAAGCTTGGCACCATT